The following are from one region of the Aquila chrysaetos chrysaetos chromosome 23, bAquChr1.4, whole genome shotgun sequence genome:
- the LOC115334508 gene encoding transcription elongation factor A N-terminal and central domain-containing protein isoform X1: MLRPAAEAGVSHYAHLFHKTPWVCCATAPSSGLKMSDQKNIVHRAHCIEKLLSENNFQDIEDHLKELEDVDMTIEYLQGTEVAKAVYRVLKSCPSAELKKKAKQLLSRWKALYKNNCVQSMQVKKSVSVYAEEESKHLSVVPREQLLSEGPCQQESLDAAGSKTLVPSQTVRNVVGNNAEGSVNQLASFEEQHTDNEDSKPPVKEASLQQDLMRALRCKCTDLLYKALTGSPKDKEETDKWLELSKEIEEHIFALHAKNDKKYKNCIRSKISNLKNPKSCHLKHKLFSGTLSPKAFAEMTVMEMASDELKQLRALYAESSVREHQLPQVINGTQTNKIKCRRCEKFDCTVTMIARGTLFLPGWVRNTNPDEQMLTYVICNECGEQWYHSRWICL; this comes from the exons ATGTTGAGGCCCGCGGCGGAG GCTGGAGTTTCTCATTATGCACATTTATTTCACAAGACTCCGTGGGTTTGCTGTGCTACAGCTCCCTCAAGTG GTTTAAAAATGTCTGACCAGAAAAATATTGTACACAGAGCCCACTGTATTGAAAAACTACTGTCTGAGAACAATTTCCAAGATATTGAGGATCATCTTAAAGAACTTGAAGATGTTGATATGACTATAGAGTATCTTCAGGGGACTGAAGTTGCCAAGGCTGTATACAGAGTACTCAAGAGCTGCCCTTCAGCAgagttgaaaaagaaagcaaagcagttaCTGTCAAGGTGGAAAGCACTTTACAAGAATAACTGTGTTCAGTCAATGCAAGTTAAAAAGTCAGTTTCTGTGTATGCGGAAGAGGAAAGTAAACATCTCAGTGTGGTTCCTAGAGAGCAGTTGCTGTCTGAAGGACCGTGTCAGCAGGAGTCATTAGATGCTGCTGGTTCTAAAACTTTGGTCCCATCGCAAACTGTTAGAAATGTGGTAGGTAACAATGCAGAAGGCAGCGTGAATCAGCTTGCTTCTTTTGAGGAACAACACACTGATAATGAAGATTCTAAACCTCCTGTTAAGGAAGCAAGTCTACAGCAGGATCTGATGAGAGCTCTGAGGTGTAAATGTACGGATCTTCTTTATAAAGCTTTGACCGGTTCTCccaaagacaaagaagaaactgataaatGGCTAGAGCTATCTAAAGAAATTGAAGAACATATTTTTGCTCTTCATgctaaaaatgacaaaaaatacaaaaattgcaTCAGAAGCAAAATCTCTAACCTGAAGAACCCTAAAAGTTGCCACTTAAAACATAAACTTTTTTCAGGGACTTTGAGTCCAAAGGCTTTTGCTGAGATGACAGTGATGGAAATGGCCAGCGATGAACTGAAACAGCTCAGGGCTCTGTATGCAGAATCATCTGTTCGGGAACATCAGCTTCCACAAGTTATTAATGGCacacagacaaacaaaataaagtgtAGGCGCTGTGAAAAATTTGATTGCACTGTCACTATGATAGCCAGAGGAACTCTATTTCTTCCAGGTTGGGTGCGAAACACAAATCCAGATGAACAAATGTTGACTTACGTTATTTGTAATGAATGTGGAGAGCAGTGGTATCACAGCAGATGGATTTGTTTGTAA
- the LOC115334508 gene encoding transcription elongation factor A N-terminal and central domain-containing protein isoform X2, producing MAARPGAEQEAAGRRHVEARGGGLKMSDQKNIVHRAHCIEKLLSENNFQDIEDHLKELEDVDMTIEYLQGTEVAKAVYRVLKSCPSAELKKKAKQLLSRWKALYKNNCVQSMQVKKSVSVYAEEESKHLSVVPREQLLSEGPCQQESLDAAGSKTLVPSQTVRNVVGNNAEGSVNQLASFEEQHTDNEDSKPPVKEASLQQDLMRALRCKCTDLLYKALTGSPKDKEETDKWLELSKEIEEHIFALHAKNDKKYKNCIRSKISNLKNPKSCHLKHKLFSGTLSPKAFAEMTVMEMASDELKQLRALYAESSVREHQLPQVINGTQTNKIKCRRCEKFDCTVTMIARGTLFLPGWVRNTNPDEQMLTYVICNECGEQWYHSRWICL from the exons AtggcggcgcggcccggcgcgGAGCAGGAAGCGGCCGGGAGGCGCCATGTTGAGGCCCGCGGCGGAG GTTTAAAAATGTCTGACCAGAAAAATATTGTACACAGAGCCCACTGTATTGAAAAACTACTGTCTGAGAACAATTTCCAAGATATTGAGGATCATCTTAAAGAACTTGAAGATGTTGATATGACTATAGAGTATCTTCAGGGGACTGAAGTTGCCAAGGCTGTATACAGAGTACTCAAGAGCTGCCCTTCAGCAgagttgaaaaagaaagcaaagcagttaCTGTCAAGGTGGAAAGCACTTTACAAGAATAACTGTGTTCAGTCAATGCAAGTTAAAAAGTCAGTTTCTGTGTATGCGGAAGAGGAAAGTAAACATCTCAGTGTGGTTCCTAGAGAGCAGTTGCTGTCTGAAGGACCGTGTCAGCAGGAGTCATTAGATGCTGCTGGTTCTAAAACTTTGGTCCCATCGCAAACTGTTAGAAATGTGGTAGGTAACAATGCAGAAGGCAGCGTGAATCAGCTTGCTTCTTTTGAGGAACAACACACTGATAATGAAGATTCTAAACCTCCTGTTAAGGAAGCAAGTCTACAGCAGGATCTGATGAGAGCTCTGAGGTGTAAATGTACGGATCTTCTTTATAAAGCTTTGACCGGTTCTCccaaagacaaagaagaaactgataaatGGCTAGAGCTATCTAAAGAAATTGAAGAACATATTTTTGCTCTTCATgctaaaaatgacaaaaaatacaaaaattgcaTCAGAAGCAAAATCTCTAACCTGAAGAACCCTAAAAGTTGCCACTTAAAACATAAACTTTTTTCAGGGACTTTGAGTCCAAAGGCTTTTGCTGAGATGACAGTGATGGAAATGGCCAGCGATGAACTGAAACAGCTCAGGGCTCTGTATGCAGAATCATCTGTTCGGGAACATCAGCTTCCACAAGTTATTAATGGCacacagacaaacaaaataaagtgtAGGCGCTGTGAAAAATTTGATTGCACTGTCACTATGATAGCCAGAGGAACTCTATTTCTTCCAGGTTGGGTGCGAAACACAAATCCAGATGAACAAATGTTGACTTACGTTATTTGTAATGAATGTGGAGAGCAGTGGTATCACAGCAGATGGATTTGTTTGTAA
- the LOC115334508 gene encoding transcription elongation factor A N-terminal and central domain-containing protein isoform X3 — MSDQKNIVHRAHCIEKLLSENNFQDIEDHLKELEDVDMTIEYLQGTEVAKAVYRVLKSCPSAELKKKAKQLLSRWKALYKNNCVQSMQVKKSVSVYAEEESKHLSVVPREQLLSEGPCQQESLDAAGSKTLVPSQTVRNVVGNNAEGSVNQLASFEEQHTDNEDSKPPVKEASLQQDLMRALRCKCTDLLYKALTGSPKDKEETDKWLELSKEIEEHIFALHAKNDKKYKNCIRSKISNLKNPKSCHLKHKLFSGTLSPKAFAEMTVMEMASDELKQLRALYAESSVREHQLPQVINGTQTNKIKCRRCEKFDCTVTMIARGTLFLPGWVRNTNPDEQMLTYVICNECGEQWYHSRWICL; from the coding sequence ATGTCTGACCAGAAAAATATTGTACACAGAGCCCACTGTATTGAAAAACTACTGTCTGAGAACAATTTCCAAGATATTGAGGATCATCTTAAAGAACTTGAAGATGTTGATATGACTATAGAGTATCTTCAGGGGACTGAAGTTGCCAAGGCTGTATACAGAGTACTCAAGAGCTGCCCTTCAGCAgagttgaaaaagaaagcaaagcagttaCTGTCAAGGTGGAAAGCACTTTACAAGAATAACTGTGTTCAGTCAATGCAAGTTAAAAAGTCAGTTTCTGTGTATGCGGAAGAGGAAAGTAAACATCTCAGTGTGGTTCCTAGAGAGCAGTTGCTGTCTGAAGGACCGTGTCAGCAGGAGTCATTAGATGCTGCTGGTTCTAAAACTTTGGTCCCATCGCAAACTGTTAGAAATGTGGTAGGTAACAATGCAGAAGGCAGCGTGAATCAGCTTGCTTCTTTTGAGGAACAACACACTGATAATGAAGATTCTAAACCTCCTGTTAAGGAAGCAAGTCTACAGCAGGATCTGATGAGAGCTCTGAGGTGTAAATGTACGGATCTTCTTTATAAAGCTTTGACCGGTTCTCccaaagacaaagaagaaactgataaatGGCTAGAGCTATCTAAAGAAATTGAAGAACATATTTTTGCTCTTCATgctaaaaatgacaaaaaatacaaaaattgcaTCAGAAGCAAAATCTCTAACCTGAAGAACCCTAAAAGTTGCCACTTAAAACATAAACTTTTTTCAGGGACTTTGAGTCCAAAGGCTTTTGCTGAGATGACAGTGATGGAAATGGCCAGCGATGAACTGAAACAGCTCAGGGCTCTGTATGCAGAATCATCTGTTCGGGAACATCAGCTTCCACAAGTTATTAATGGCacacagacaaacaaaataaagtgtAGGCGCTGTGAAAAATTTGATTGCACTGTCACTATGATAGCCAGAGGAACTCTATTTCTTCCAGGTTGGGTGCGAAACACAAATCCAGATGAACAAATGTTGACTTACGTTATTTGTAATGAATGTGGAGAGCAGTGGTATCACAGCAGATGGATTTGTTTGTAA